The Deinococcus detaillensis genomic interval GTAGATGGTGCCGGAGTTGCCGGCCTGCTTGGAGCCAATTTTGGCGTCGGGAAACAGGTAGACGGCGTTGCCGGTGTACTCGGGGTATACGTCAATTTCGCCGGCCATGATGGCCTTGCGGTTGACGCCGGTATCGCCCAGCGCGGTTTTGTCGGTGACTTCGAGGCCCGCATTTTTGAGGGTCAGGTAGATGATCTGGCCTAAAATCTGCGCTTCGGGGTCGAGTTTTCCGCCGACCACGATAGGTTTGGCGGCGGCGCTGCTGAGCAGGCCAGAGAGCGAAAGAACCAAAACACTGCCGATCAATTTACGCTGAGAAGCTTGAATCTTCATGGGGAGACCTCCAAATCAGGGACTGCACACTTCAGCTCGTAAAGGAGCAGGACGGCTGACTTTATACAGCCTGCAGCGTGGCCGTTGTGTGACTTATCTTTAAGTTGTGGGCTGTGCCTAGTTTACGGCAAAACCACTTTACTCCCGACTGGAACGCCATGTTGCTCAATTCTGCTTAGCTTCAGCATAAGAATCTCAAAGGAATGCATAAAAGTTAAATGAGTGCGCTCTCTGCTTCATTTCTCCGTTGGACTTTTGTGGCGGCCTCTCCATGCAAAAAGCCGCCGCTTCCTCAACAGGCAAAGCGGCGGCTTAAGTGGGTGGGCGCTCTGGTTAGAGGTTGCCCTTGAGGGTGCTGGCGACTTTGAAGCGCACCTTTTTGCCGGCGGGAATGGTGATCTTCTCGCTGGTGCCGGGGCGCACGCCTTGACGGGCGGCGGTTTTGGCCACGCTGAAGGTGCCGAGGCCGGGTAAACCGACGCTCTTGCCTTCTTTGAGTGCTTCGACCACGACATCGAGCATGACGGCCACGGACTCGCCGGCCTGCTTTTTGTTGAGGCTGGTGCGGTCAGCGACCATATCGATGATCTGGGTCTTGGCAATCTTTTCGCTGGTCTCGGCAGCAGCCTTGACAGGTGCTGGTGGTGCTTTGGCAGCGGGCGCAGGTTTGGCCGCCGCTTTGGTACTTTTAGCCATGGAAGACCTCCAAAAGTGAAGTTTGAGCAGGTTGTCGGCTCGGAACAGACACTAACACACATTTGGGAGTTTGTGAACGTCCCCGAAGCCCTCTAGCAGCGTCTTGAGCGTTCTTGGGCGCTGTTCCTGAGAGGACGAAACGCCGCCAAAATCGGAAAAACAGCGTTCCGGACGGCTTTTTGTGATGAGTGAGTTATGTGAAAAGAGTTAATTTATGTCTGGGCTGAAGTTGTGGCCGTCAAGCGCACCACCCGCACACGGGCGCTCAGGGCGTCGTATGTCCACAGCCGATTGGCCAGGGTGTCCGGTTGCCCGGTCAGCACCTTGAGGGCTTCCATGGCCATCACGCCGCCGATCACGCCTAACAGCGGCCCCATTACCCCGATCTCGTCGCAGGACTCGGCTCCGTCTGGGGTGGGAAAGACTTGGCGCAGCCCAAAAGTGGGGCCAAAGACACTGACCATGCCCTCCAAGCCGCCCGCCGCGCCCCAGACCCACGGCAGCCCGGCGGCGGTGCATAGGTCGTGGACGAGGTAGCGGGTGACGAAATTGTCGCTGGCATCGATGACCAGATCAATGCCGCTCAGGAGTGCCGGGGCATTGTCTTGGCTCAGCGCGGCGCAGCTTTCGACCCTGACATACGGATTGACCTGCTGGGCGCGGGCGGCGGCGAGCTGGGCTTTGCTTTTGCCCACGTCCAGGGTGGTAAAGAGTGTTTGGCGCTGCAAATTGCTCAGCCCCACCGTGTCGCCGTCGGAGATCCGCAACGCGCCCACGCCCGCGCCTGCCAGGTAAGCGATAACGGGGCAGCCCAGCCCGCCCGCGCCGATGACCAGCACATGGGCGGCTTTGAGGTGCTCTTGCTGGCTGGCAAATTCGGGCAGCAGCAGCTGACGTCCGTAGCGCCGCAGTTCGGTGCGGGTCAGTGCATTGGGGGTCGGGGCGCTGGGGGCCGGGTCGCTGCCGTAAACCGGGAGGGGAGAGGGCGGCGCAGTCATGCTGAGTAGTCTGGCGCTTGGCACCGGCGCTTTACTGTGCCGCTTGAACGGTAGGGGTAACTTGAACGGCCCGGCCCGTATGATGATGCGGTGATGAGTGATCAAATCGCCCAAGCCCTTCTCGTTCTCGACGCGCAGCGCGGCGACCACCAAGCGCTAGAAGACGCCGATCCCCGCGCCGCCGACGCCCGCTTGGGGATTTGGCGCAGGGCCGTGACGCAGGCCCGCGCGGGCAGCGTGCTTGTGGTGTTTTTGCAGCGCGACGGAGCAGTGGGCAGCGACCACGAGCCGCTGACACGCGGCTGGACGCTGCACCCCGATTTCCGCGTGGAGGAGCGCGACGTGCTGCTACGGGTGGATAACGACGACGCCTTTGCGGGCAGTCCCTTGATTCTCGAACTCCGCAGCCGGGGTGTGAGCCGCCTGAGCGTGCTGGCGCTACCGGGCAGCGCCGCCGAAGCAGCCACCCAGCAAGGAGCGCAGCAAGCAGGCTTTGCGGTGAGCCGCTGGCCAAAGGAAGGTCAATGATGAGCAGCGAGCTTAGCGATTTCTTGCTTCAATTACTCAATACCCCCAGTCCGACTGGCATGACCGAGCAAGCCGTGAGTTTAATTGAAGCGGAAGTGATGGCGCTCGGCGTAGAAACGTGCCGCAGCCGCAAAGGTGGACTGTCTTGGACGCTGCCTGGTACGGACTCCGGCGCGGGGCATCTGGCCCTCAGCGCTCACGCGGATACCCTCGGCGCGATGGTCAAAGCGGTTTTACCCAATGGGCGGCTGCGCCTGACCCAGCTCGGCGGCTACGACTGGGCCAGCATCGAGGGCGAGTATGTGACGGTTCACGGCCAAGACGGTGTCAGCGTCACCGGCACGGTGGTCAACGACTTCCAGAGCTTTCACGTATTTGCGCCGCAACTGCGCGAACTGCGCCGCAGCGGCGATAACTTGGAAGTGCGGCTGGACGCGTACACCTCCAGCAGCCAAGAAACCCGCGCTCTGGGCTTAGAGGTGGGCGACTTTGTCAGCTTTGAGCCCCGCGCCGTGCTGACACCGGCGGGCTATCTCAAGAGCCGTCACATTGACAACAAAGCCAGCGTGGCCATTTTGCTGGAGGTGACCCGGCAGCTTCTCAAAACCCCCGCGCCGATGACGGTGGGCTGCTTTATCACCACCTACGAGGAAGTCGGGCACGGAGCAGCTCCGGGCTTTGGTGAGGCCAGCGAAGTGATCGCGCTGGATATGGCGGCCGTCGGGCGCGGGCAGACGAGCAGCGAACATCACGTGACGCTGTGCGTCAAAGACAGTAGCGGCCCTTATGATCACGCACTCGGCAACCGCCTGCGCCGGGCGGCTCAGACTGCCGGAATTGACCTCAAAGTGGACATCTACCCGTACTACTCCTCGGACGCCAGCGCGGCCTGGGGAGCCGGACACGACCTGCCCGCCGCGCTGATCGGCCCCGGCGTGGACGCCAGCCACGCCTACGAGCGCACCCACTTGGACGCGCTGGAGGCGACTGTGGCGCTGGTCTTGGCGTACTGTCATGCCTAAGGACTAGGCTAGAGGACATGACCAGTCCTGAAGTTCAACCTGAGCTGCGGCCTGCCCTCGTCGACGTGCAAGCCGTGTATTCGCGGGCGGCGCTGCGCGATCCTTACCCACTTTACGAACGTGCCCGCAGTCACGGCGAGGTCGTGCCGATACCGGAATGGAACGCGGTGGCGATTTTCGGCCACGAGGAAGTCTCTGCGGTGCTGCGCTCGCCCGCCGCGCTCTCGGGGCAATTGATGGCGGTGGAAGCCAACGCCGCTGCCCAAGGCCAGGTCAGCGAGGCTATGCAGTTGCTCAGGCCGATGATGCTCTTTCACAACGGCCCCTCGCACGCCCGCCTGCGCGGATTGGTGAGCGCCGCCTTTACGCCCCGCGTGGTGGCCGAGCAAGAAGAATTGGTGCGCGGTCTGGTACGCGAGATTTTGACGGCGCATCAGGGCGCTCCCTTTGACCTCGTCGACAAGCTGGCCGTGCCGCTGCCGGTGGCGGTCATTGCCGGAATGCTGGGCTTGTCCAAAGACGACGAGCAGCAATTCCGAATCTGGACGCAGAGCGTGGCCGAGCTGCTGGGCGGTATCGACACCACCCCCGAACTGCTGGCCCGTATCGAGGCAGACGCCCGCGAGATGCGCTCCTACTTCCGCAGCCTCGCTGACGATCTCCGTGCCAAACCGCAACCGGGCCTCCTGAGCGCCCTCGCCGCCGCCGAAGACGAGGAAGGCCGCCTGAGTAGCGACGAACTGCTGGCCAACGCGGTGCTGCTGCTGGCCGCCGGGCACGAAACCACCAGCAACCTGATCGGGCGCGGGGTGCTGGCGCTGCTCCAGCAAGAAGGTGCGTGGGCTGAGTTGGCCGCTTTACCGGAACTCGGCAACACGCAAGCCGACGAACTGCTGCGCTTTACCAGTCCGGTGCAGCTGACGGGCCGCGTGCTGGGAGCGCCGCTGGAGATCGCTGGGCAGAGCTACACCGCCGGAACCCACACCATGCTGCTGCTGGCCGCCGCCAACCGCGATTCGCGCACCTTTGCCGACCCTGACCGCATCGATTTGACGCGGGCCAACGCGGGGCGGCATCTGGCCTTTGCCAGCGGGCCGCACTACTGCCTCGGCGCGAGCCTCGCCCGGCTGGAAACGCGGGTGGTGTTCGGTGAGTTGGCCCGCTACCCGCAGATGCGCGTGCTGGAAGACAAGCCGCAGTACCGCCCCAACATCGTGCTGCGCGGCTTGAGCAAGCTGATGGTGGAGCTTTAGGGATTGAGTTTGGAGAAAAGGATCACTCGCGCTCCCGGCCCAGCTTGCGGAATTTGACATTCTTCTGCGCTTAGGCCAGCGTGTCGCGCTTCACGGGTATCTTCAATTCTTGCACGGAAGGCATTGCAGCGCCGAACACAGCCGCATCTCACTTTCTGATCACTTGCTTAGTACTGGCTCAGGGTCAGTTGAACGCCCAGCCCGTCTTTCTCAGGTGGGCAAAGGCTCAGTCCCCGACAATGAAAAGGCAAAGCGCCCGTCACCAGATCAGACGCGGCGCAAGGAGAATCCACCATGACCATGACCAACGATCAAGTGAACGACAAACTGCAATACCTTCTCGGCACGCTGCGCGACGGCGAAAAGGGCTTTAACGAAGCCGCTGAACATGCCCACGAAGCCAGCCTCAAGCAACTGTTTCAGACCCGCAGTGCCCAGCGCTCCGAGATGATCAG includes:
- a CDS encoding HU family DNA-binding protein → MAKSTKAAAKPAPAAKAPPAPVKAAAETSEKIAKTQIIDMVADRTSLNKKQAGESVAVMLDVVVEALKEGKSVGLPGLGTFSVAKTAARQGVRPGTSEKITIPAGKKVRFKVASTLKGNL
- a CDS encoding HesA/MoeB/ThiF family protein, which produces MTAPPSPLPVYGSDPAPSAPTPNALTRTELRRYGRQLLLPEFASQQEHLKAAHVLVIGAGGLGCPVIAYLAGAGVGALRISDGDTVGLSNLQRQTLFTTLDVGKSKAQLAAARAQQVNPYVRVESCAALSQDNAPALLSGIDLVIDASDNFVTRYLVHDLCTAAGLPWVWGAAGGLEGMVSVFGPTFGLRQVFPTPDGAESCDEIGVMGPLLGVIGGVMAMEALKVLTGQPDTLANRLWTYDALSARVRVVRLTATTSAQT
- a CDS encoding cysteine hydrolase family protein, translated to MSDQIAQALLVLDAQRGDHQALEDADPRAADARLGIWRRAVTQARAGSVLVVFLQRDGAVGSDHEPLTRGWTLHPDFRVEERDVLLRVDNDDAFAGSPLILELRSRGVSRLSVLALPGSAAEAATQQGAQQAGFAVSRWPKEGQ
- a CDS encoding M42 family metallopeptidase; protein product: MSSELSDFLLQLLNTPSPTGMTEQAVSLIEAEVMALGVETCRSRKGGLSWTLPGTDSGAGHLALSAHADTLGAMVKAVLPNGRLRLTQLGGYDWASIEGEYVTVHGQDGVSVTGTVVNDFQSFHVFAPQLRELRRSGDNLEVRLDAYTSSSQETRALGLEVGDFVSFEPRAVLTPAGYLKSRHIDNKASVAILLEVTRQLLKTPAPMTVGCFITTYEEVGHGAAPGFGEASEVIALDMAAVGRGQTSSEHHVTLCVKDSSGPYDHALGNRLRRAAQTAGIDLKVDIYPYYSSDASAAWGAGHDLPAALIGPGVDASHAYERTHLDALEATVALVLAYCHA
- a CDS encoding cytochrome P450, translated to MTSPEVQPELRPALVDVQAVYSRAALRDPYPLYERARSHGEVVPIPEWNAVAIFGHEEVSAVLRSPAALSGQLMAVEANAAAQGQVSEAMQLLRPMMLFHNGPSHARLRGLVSAAFTPRVVAEQEELVRGLVREILTAHQGAPFDLVDKLAVPLPVAVIAGMLGLSKDDEQQFRIWTQSVAELLGGIDTTPELLARIEADAREMRSYFRSLADDLRAKPQPGLLSALAAAEDEEGRLSSDELLANAVLLLAAGHETTSNLIGRGVLALLQQEGAWAELAALPELGNTQADELLRFTSPVQLTGRVLGAPLEIAGQSYTAGTHTMLLLAAANRDSRTFADPDRIDLTRANAGRHLAFASGPHYCLGASLARLETRVVFGELARYPQMRVLEDKPQYRPNIVLRGLSKLMVEL